A region from the Rosa rugosa chromosome 6, drRosRugo1.1, whole genome shotgun sequence genome encodes:
- the LOC133714934 gene encoding putative disease resistance RPP13-like protein 1 has protein sequence MAQFRGHKASHSRSTSSPSGLGYDVFLSFRGEDTRKNFTDHLHTALLNSRFRTFRDDPELKRGENIKEELEKAIQQSRSSVIVFSKDYASSKWCLDELVMILERKRTSNHFVLPVFYDVDPSHLRKQTVSVAKAFTGHQKTQSLSKVRRWRAALREVADLAGMNLQNEADGHESKFIQKIVTVIQEKLGPVIVPLSDVQKELEEKLLSVNPVLDDAEGKQLKFQMTVKPWLHKLKEAVYEAEDLLQEIKTEALRQKIEHKYRSSTSKVQEPISTPSHAFDSALICSRVEEVLKRLDNISKQTKDVLDSKITAGHRVSQTLSSTFLVEKSVYGRDEEKERLIKLLLSDDETGNEIGVIPIVGMGGIGKTTLAQFVYNDARVKQHFDLQAWVCVSKEFDVFRILQHIYESLTKKACKITNLDLLLSKLQEILTGKRFFFVLDDIWNKNYNQLEFLRRPLESGAHGSRIIVTTRDENVARMMGSLKAHRLMPMSEEDSWSLFKKHALKNAGVGTHSHLEKIGRQIVRKCNGLPLAVKSLGGLLCSKLLVEEWESILNSDMWEFSPDESDILPSLWLSYLDLPLHLKRCFAYCSLYPKNYEFQKSELVYLWKAEDLLQHKKNKMVEEVGQDYFNDLISRSFFQLSSSSDQYFMHDLIHDLASFVSGEFCFRCEGSDSPNSLSKTRYFSDYHDEADSSTVEMFEALQQAKCLRTFLSLKSCRWWMLKARCGILPKSKCLRVLKLYGYNIKELPDSINNFKHLRYLDLSWTPIEKLPDTICTLYNLQVLLLSNCDYLTELPANLGRLINLSHLDTTGIKLKKMPPDMGNLKDLQMLPEFVLDKNTAGDSLAVLKKLEKLRGRLRISGLVHSSGLEAYILRDKKFLKELVLDWRGRDSSEEGNNTVEQREVLEKLQPHLNLEKLKIEGYGGKMFPGWSEYYFSSALVYLKLVNCENCISLPPLGQLPSLTELDISGLHGVVSIGSEFYCSDGNTTTCVNKPFRSLRALKFYNMRGWQEWSYVGGENKEGGVFPNLVQLEVLYCPNLTGRLASDSLPSLVYLLVWNCPEFQCIPEGGFASKLKSLDISGCKKVKAKSKQNLNKGLRALTSLERLSLDFDCDENVDWFAEEQEELFPSTLTYLQICHLNCETIHGAKWFGHLNSLQTLIIFNCLALRCLPDSGLPTSLSHLNIHGCPLLEKRCQRETGEDWPKIAHIKRIVINLDMI, from the exons ATGGCTCAGTTCCGAGGTCACAAGGCCTCCCATTCCAGATCTACTTCTTCTCCTTCTGGACTAGGTTATGACGTGTTCCTGAGCTTCAGAGGTGAAGACACCCGAAAGAACTTCACTGATCACCTCCACACGGCCCTTCTCAACTCCCGATTTCGAACTTTTCGGGATGACCCTGAACTCAAAAGAGGGGAGAATATCAAGGAAGAGCTTGAGAAAGCCATTCAACAGTCACGAAGTTCTGTGATTGTGTTTTCGAAAGACTACGCCTCTTCCAAATGGTGCCTCGACGAGCTTGTCATGATCCTTGAACGCAAGAGGACCTCCAATCATTTCGTTTTACCAGTCTTCTACGATGTTGATCCATCCCATCTGAGGAAGCAGACTGTAAGTGTTGCAAAAGCATTTACTGGACACCAGAAAACTCAATCGTTGAGTAAAGTGAGAAGATGGAGGGCAGCACTTAGAGAAGTTGCAGATCTAGCAGGAATGAATTTACAAAATGAAGCTGACGG GCACGAGTCAAAGTTCATCCAAAAGATTGTTACAGTGATTCAAGAAAAGCTAGGTCCTGTTATTGTGCCCCTAAGTGATGTCCAGAAGGAATTAGAGGAAAAGTTGTTATCTGTTAACCCTGTTCTTGATGACGCCGAGGGGAAGCAACTGAAGTTCCAAATGACTGTGAAGCCATGGCTCCATAAGCTTAAAGAGGCTGTCTATGAGGCTGAGGACCTCTTGCAGGAGATCAAAACTGAAGCATTGAGGCAAAAGATAGAACACAAATATAGGAGTAGCACCAGTAAGGTACAAGAGCCCATCTCTACTCCATCTCATGCCTTTGACTCAGCTTTAATATGCTCCAGGGTAGAAGAAGTTCTTAAGAGACTAGACAACATTTCAAAGCAGACAAAAGATGTCCTGGATTCAAAAATAACCGCTGGACACAGAGTATCACAAACACTATCGTCAACTTTTTTGGTAGAAAAGTCTGTATATGGAAGAgatgaagagaaagaaagattgATTAAATTATTGCTATCAGATGATGAGACTGGCAATGAAATAGGTGTGATTCCTATTGTGGGTATGGGCGGAATCGGAAAGACCACCCTTGCCCAATTTGTATACAACGATGCTAGAGTGAAGCAACATTTTGACCTCCAAGCATGGGTTTGCGTTTCAAAAGAATTTGATGTTTTTAGGATCTTGCAACACATTTATGAGTCCCTCACCAAAAAAGCTTGCAAGATCACGAACCTTGATCTGCTTCTATCAAAGTTGCAGGAAATTTTGACGGGGAAAAGgttcttctttgttcttgatgACATCTGGAACAAGAATTATAACCAGTTGGAATTCTTAAGGCGTCCCCTTGAGTCTGGAGCACATGGAAGCAGGATCATTGTCACAACACGTGATGAAAATGTTGCACGTATGATGGGTAGCCTTAAAGCTCATCGTCTCATGCCAATGTCTGAGGAAGATAGCTGGTCTTTATTCAAAAAACATGCCTTGAAAAATGCAGGTGTTGGTACACACTCACATCTTGAAAAAATTGGTAGACAAATTGTTCGAAAGTGCAATGGTCTTCCTTTGGCTGTTAAGTCCCTTGGGGGTCTCTTATGTTCTAAATTGTTAGTGGAGGAATGGGAAAGTATATTGAACAGTGACATGTGGGAGTTTTCACCGGATGAGAGTGACATTCTGCCATCTCTATGGTTGAGTTATCTAGATCTGCCTCTACATCTCAAGCGTTGTTTTGCCTATTGTTCACTATATCCCAAGAACTATGAATTTCAAAAATCAGAGTTGGTTTACTTGTGGAAGGCTGAAGATCTATTGcaacataaaaaaaacaaaatggtaGAAGAAGTTGGACAAGACTACTTCAATGATCTAATCTCAAGATCATTTTTTCAACTTTCATCAAGTTCCGATCAATATTTCATGCATGACCTTATCCATGATTTAGCAAGCTTTGTATCTGGAGAATTTTGTTTTAGGTGTGAGGGCAGTGATTCACCCAACAGTTTGAGCAAGACTCGTTATTTTTCAGATTATCATGATGAAGCTGATAGCAGTACCGTAGAGATGTTTGAGGCTTTACAGCAAGCTAAATGTTTACGCACCTTTCTATCATTAAAATCATGTCGGTGGTGGATGTTAAAAGCACGATGTGGTATATTGCCAAAATCAAAATGTTTAAGAGTGCTCAAGTTATACGGGTACAATATTAAGGAATTGCCTGATTCAATTAACAACTTCAAACATCTTAGGTACTTGGACTTGTCTTGGACTCCCATCGAAAAGTTACCTGATACAATTTGTACGTTGTATAACTTGCAAGTATTGTTGTTGTCAAACTGTGACTACCTTACTGAACTGCCAGCCAACTTGGGAAGATTGATCAACTTGAGCCATCTGGATACTACAGGTATAAAGTTAAAAAAGATGCCACCTGATATGGGTAACTTGAAAGACCTCCAGATGCTACCCGAGTTTGTGCTAGACAAAAATACTGCAGGGGATAGTTTGGCAGTGTTAAAGAAGCTTGAAAAATTGCGTGGAAGACTTCGTATCTCAGGGCTTGTGCATAGCAGCGGTTTGGAGGCCTACATACTGAGGGACAAGAAGTTTCTTAAGGAACTGGTTTTGGATTGGAGAGGAAGGgattcaagtgaagaaggcaATAATACTGTAGAACAAAGAGAAGTGCTTGAGAAGCTCCAACCTCACCTGAACCTGGAAAAGCTTAAAATTGAAGGTTATGGAGGCAAAATGTTTCCAGGTTGGTCAgaatattatttttcttctgctCTTGTTTATCTTAAACTTGTTAATTGTGAGAATTGTATCTCCTTGCCACCATTGGGACAGCTACCTTCCCTCACAGAGCTTGATATTTCTGGGTTACATGGAGTGGTGTCCATAGGTTCCGAATTCTATTGTAGTGACGGCAATACTACTACTTGTGTGAATAAACCATTTAGATCTCTACGGGCTTTAAAATTCTACAATATGAGAGGGTGGCAAGAATGGTCTTATGTTGGAGGTGAAAATAAAGAAGGTGGGGTTTTTCCTAATCTTGTTCAACTTGAAGTATTATACTGTCCCAATCTTACCGGAAGATTAGCGTCAGACAGTCTCCCATCTCTTGTGTATTTGTTGGTATGGAATTGCCCAGAATTCCAATGTATTCCGGAAGGTGGATTCGCATCAAAGTTAAAATCACTTGACATCAGCGGCTGTAAAAAAGTGAAAGCAAAGAGTAAGCAGAATCTGAACAAGGGTCTCCGGGCACTCACCTCTCTTGAAAGATTGTCACTTGATTTTGACTGCGACGAAAATGTAGATTGGTTTGCGGAGGAGCAGGAGGAGCTGTTTCCCAGCACTCTTACATATCTCCAGATCTGCCATCTGAATTGTGAGACCATCCACGGCGCCAAGTGGTTTGGCCATCTCAACTCTCTTCAAACATTGATTATATTTAATTGCCTTGCGCTCCGGTGCCTGCCAGATAGTGGACTGCCCACTTCTCTTTCTCATCTAAATATTCATGGATGCCCTTTGCTTGAGAAACGGTGCCAAAGAGAGACGGGTGAAGATTGGCCCAAGATTGCTCACATCAAGCGCATAGTTATCAATTTGGATATGATATGA